A genomic window from Companilactobacillus alimentarius DSM 20249 includes:
- the addA gene encoding helicase-exonuclease AddAB subunit AddA, with product MPKWTEDQNKAIYHRGHDILVSAAAGSGKTTILIERIVEMLKDGENVDNLLVATFTDAAALEMKERLLKRIKELINDKSLDSDLHKHLQKQIFRIPIANISTLHAFCLSIIKKFYYVIDLDPNFRLLSDTTEQSIMKEQAYDNLRNKYYDKDDADFLKLTDNFTDDRSDDGLKDIVFKLYDFAITNSETQKWLDSLISTYQFDDSFSDSKFYQNMAVPQIKQRLEQIKDQAQQGLDLTNEDPLAAKALMDTFQNAVKDLVKIENDLSTKSYTDVRAEIVNFKFKTAGRLSKDDKADQDLTILEDAQEIRKKLKTQLDSLINDFFVRSETGVENSLIQAQALIEKLVEVERGFIKEYNHLKAINHVLDFNDLEHMAVNILQTPVDDNLVALDYYQTKFHELMIDEYQDVNAMQEKIIQLLSNQTNHIFMVGDIKQSIYGFRQAAPYIFAQKYEDFQKEDNPNELIQLSKNFRSSVAVDDFVNQIFRRIFDKKIGDIDYDQNSQLIPGTNFPKEIDSQNEFNLLINNDDEDVAKRQMLIENAAKRIQKLIQDGFQIYDGKKDELRTIKYSDIAILSRTKENNTDLISYFAKADIPVMVTDAQNYFQTTELQIMMSMLEIIDNPYQDIPLVAVLRSPIVGLNEEELAEIRLADKQEYYFTAIKEYLDSEIVNPKIAKKVKAFLVQLENYRDFANKNSIARLIWKIYQETGLLEYVSGMPGGKQRAANLHALYQRANSYEENNYKGLHQFIDFIQRIQDLDKDLSQPNSIEATDDTVKVMTVHASKGLEFPIVIYLDMAKQFNKQDYQGATVFDVKQGIGITLTDSKTRLQYKTMQRSVIANQRKIATVSEEMRLLYVALTRAKQKLIMFGFTKDLEKTKKFWDNAQPQTGVINESIRIKANDFQNLVGISTLTVDERELVDQNVYQNKQCNLRLNLLYTQKHQATANKIIIPQSKINEPTDLFKKTVKSILDFQYDYQEAVNTTAYQSVSEIKGLFADPDEESMGNDLLTEENPAKYNLGSFAKPQFLTKTKKVTAAAIGSATHLVLQKISIDKTPQLADFQDLVEQMVNEKLLTEELAEQIDCQSLADFYQSNLGQMIVDKHQFVSREYPCSILMPAQKLFKTSTKDYSTNDKILVHGIIDGVIELDHGVIIFDYKTDRVTDKNLEELISKYSGQINLYAEAISAIKNNPVVGKYLYFLKINKAVNLQEN from the coding sequence ATGCCTAAATGGACCGAAGATCAGAATAAAGCAATCTATCATCGTGGACACGATATTCTCGTTTCCGCCGCGGCAGGTTCTGGTAAGACGACAATTTTGATTGAACGGATTGTGGAGATGTTAAAGGATGGCGAAAATGTCGATAATCTTTTGGTTGCTACTTTTACAGACGCAGCAGCTTTAGAGATGAAAGAACGACTCTTGAAACGAATCAAGGAGTTGATCAACGACAAATCACTCGATAGCGATTTACATAAACACCTTCAAAAACAGATCTTTCGTATCCCAATTGCTAACATCAGTACCTTGCATGCCTTTTGCTTGAGTATCATTAAGAAATTCTATTATGTAATTGATTTAGACCCTAATTTTAGATTGTTAAGTGACACGACAGAACAATCAATCATGAAAGAACAAGCTTATGATAACTTACGTAATAAATATTATGATAAAGATGATGCTGATTTTTTAAAATTAACCGATAACTTCACTGATGACCGTAGTGATGATGGTTTGAAAGATATTGTCTTTAAATTGTACGATTTTGCCATCACCAATTCAGAAACTCAAAAATGGCTTGATAGCTTAATCTCAACTTATCAATTTGACGATAGTTTTTCCGACTCGAAGTTTTATCAGAATATGGCTGTTCCCCAGATCAAACAACGTTTGGAACAGATCAAAGATCAGGCACAACAAGGATTAGATTTAACAAATGAGGACCCACTGGCTGCAAAGGCTCTAATGGATACTTTTCAAAATGCTGTAAAAGACCTGGTAAAAATTGAAAATGACTTATCGACCAAAAGTTACACCGATGTTCGAGCAGAGATAGTTAATTTCAAATTTAAAACAGCAGGACGACTATCTAAGGATGACAAAGCTGATCAAGATTTGACAATCCTAGAAGACGCTCAAGAAATTAGAAAAAAACTTAAGACGCAACTTGATAGCTTGATCAATGATTTCTTCGTTCGTTCTGAAACGGGCGTTGAAAACTCATTAATCCAAGCACAAGCTTTGATTGAAAAACTGGTTGAAGTTGAACGAGGATTTATCAAGGAATATAACCATTTGAAAGCAATCAATCACGTCTTAGATTTTAATGATCTGGAGCACATGGCAGTAAATATCTTGCAGACACCAGTCGATGACAACTTAGTGGCACTAGATTATTACCAGACTAAATTTCATGAATTAATGATTGATGAATATCAAGACGTTAATGCTATGCAAGAAAAGATTATCCAGTTATTGTCTAATCAAACTAATCACATATTCATGGTAGGGGACATCAAGCAATCAATTTACGGATTTCGTCAAGCTGCTCCATATATCTTTGCTCAAAAATATGAGGATTTTCAAAAAGAAGATAATCCCAATGAATTGATTCAATTATCAAAGAATTTCCGTTCGTCAGTGGCGGTTGATGATTTCGTCAATCAAATTTTTAGACGTATTTTTGATAAGAAAATCGGTGATATTGATTATGATCAAAATTCGCAATTGATTCCGGGAACTAATTTTCCTAAGGAAATTGACAGTCAAAATGAATTCAATCTATTAATTAATAACGATGATGAAGATGTTGCTAAACGGCAGATGTTGATTGAAAATGCGGCCAAGCGAATCCAAAAGCTCATTCAAGATGGATTTCAAATTTATGATGGCAAAAAAGATGAATTGAGAACTATTAAATATTCTGATATTGCTATTTTGTCTCGAACTAAAGAGAACAACACTGATTTGATTTCTTACTTTGCTAAAGCTGATATTCCGGTCATGGTGACAGATGCTCAAAATTATTTTCAAACGACTGAACTTCAAATCATGATGTCTATGCTAGAAATTATTGATAATCCTTATCAAGATATTCCTTTAGTTGCCGTCTTACGCTCACCAATTGTCGGTTTAAATGAAGAAGAACTAGCTGAAATACGCTTAGCTGACAAACAAGAGTATTATTTTACCGCTATAAAGGAATATTTAGATTCGGAGATAGTTAACCCTAAAATTGCTAAAAAAGTTAAAGCTTTCTTAGTGCAACTGGAAAATTATCGTGACTTTGCTAACAAGAATAGTATTGCTCGTTTGATTTGGAAAATTTATCAAGAAACAGGACTCTTGGAATATGTTTCTGGGATGCCTGGTGGCAAACAACGTGCAGCTAATTTACATGCACTGTATCAACGTGCTAATTCTTATGAAGAGAACAATTATAAGGGACTGCATCAATTTATTGATTTTATTCAACGAATACAAGATCTAGACAAAGACTTGTCGCAACCTAATAGTATCGAAGCAACTGATGATACAGTGAAAGTCATGACGGTTCATGCTTCTAAGGGATTGGAATTTCCAATCGTGATCTATCTGGATATGGCCAAACAATTTAATAAACAGGACTATCAAGGAGCAACGGTCTTTGATGTTAAACAGGGAATTGGGATTACTTTAACTGATAGTAAGACGCGCTTGCAGTATAAAACTATGCAAAGAAGCGTCATTGCCAATCAAAGAAAGATTGCGACTGTTTCCGAAGAAATGCGTTTGTTGTACGTTGCATTGACGCGAGCTAAGCAAAAATTGATTATGTTTGGCTTTACTAAAGATTTAGAAAAGACAAAAAAGTTCTGGGATAATGCTCAACCTCAAACTGGCGTGATCAATGAATCAATTCGAATTAAAGCTAATGATTTTCAGAATTTAGTCGGAATTAGTACTTTAACGGTCGACGAACGTGAATTAGTAGATCAAAATGTCTATCAAAACAAGCAATGTAATTTGAGATTGAACTTACTGTATACTCAAAAGCATCAAGCGACAGCTAACAAAATTATTATTCCGCAAAGTAAAATTAATGAACCGACAGACTTGTTTAAAAAAACAGTTAAAAGTATTTTAGACTTCCAATATGATTATCAAGAAGCCGTCAACACGACAGCTTATCAATCCGTTTCAGAAATCAAAGGATTATTTGCTGATCCGGATGAAGAAAGTATGGGAAATGATTTACTTACTGAAGAAAATCCCGCAAAATATAATTTAGGCTCATTTGCTAAACCGCAATTTCTAACTAAGACTAAAAAAGTTACCGCTGCCGCAATCGGAAGCGCAACTCATTTAGTTTTACAAAAGATCAGCATTGATAAAACCCCGCAATTAGCTGATTTCCAAGACTTGGTAGAACAAATGGTTAATGAAAAACTACTGACAGAAGAATTAGCGGAACAAATTGATTGTCAGAGTCTAGCTGATTTTTATCAGAGCAATTTAGGACAGATGATAGTCGATAAACATCAGTTTGTCAGTCGAGAATATCCTTGTTCAATTTTAATGCCAGCCCAAAAGTTATTTAAAACGTCAACGAAGGACTATTCTACTAACGATAAGATATTAGTTCATGGTATTATTGATGGAGTAATTGAATTAGATCATGGAGTAATTATTTTTGACTATAAAACTGATCGTGTCACGGATAAAAATTTGGAAGAATTAATTTCTAAATATTCGGGACAAATTAATTTATATGCAGAAGCAATCTCTGCGATCAAGAACAACCCCGTCGTGGGTAAATATCTTTACTTCTTGAAAATTAATAAGGCTGTTAATTTACAAGAAAATTGA